One part of the Raphanus sativus cultivar WK10039 chromosome 7, ASM80110v3, whole genome shotgun sequence genome encodes these proteins:
- the LOC108860333 gene encoding growth-regulating factor 6 yields MDNFNKSYLLSLHLQHIHLSLISVSLFLIINSSLYFSMATRIPFTESQWEELENQALVFKYLAANVPVPPHLLFLIRRPFLFSSSASSSSSSSSNFFSPHFGWNVYEMGMGRKRDAEPGRCRRTDGKKWRCSKDASPDSKYCERHMHRGKNRSSRKPLPPPLPPSPPPPQLYVPSTPSIFLDFPLSSSRVRSKRTGYMDDFFSIEPSGSIKSSSGLAMEDDVGCFRYESLKQREKHSDRSCFILGTDLGTLESPLMVEEKLGQRDDKDYELEEEQRSQRFYKFLDEWPSSKSTVSTSVFI; encoded by the exons ATGGACAACTTTAATAAATCATACCTACTCTCTCTACATTTGCAACACATCCATCTCTCTCTAATTTCTGTCTCTCTCTTCCTCATCATCAATTCTTCTCTCTATTTCTCTATGGCGACTAGGATTCCTTTCACTGAGTCACAATGGGAAGAGCTTGAAAATCAAGCTCTTGTCTTCAAGTACTTAGCGGCAAATGTTCCAGTTCCTCCTCATCTCCTCTTCCTCATCAGAAGAccctttctcttctcttcttctgcttcctCTTCGTCCTCTTCATCATCAAATTTCTTTTCTCCACACT TTGGGTGGAATGTGTACGAGATGGGAATGGGAAGAAAGAGAGATGCAGAGCCAGGAAGATGCAGAAGAACTGATGGAAAGAAATGGAGATGCTCAAAAGACGCTTCTCCAGATTCTAAGTACTGTGAAAGACATATGCATAGAGGCAAGAACCGTTCATCAAGAAagcctcttcctcctcctcttcctccttctcctcctcctcctcaattATATGTTCCTTCTACACCAAGTATCTTTCTAGACTTTCCTCTCTCTTCTTCCAG AGTAAGAAGTAAAAGAACTGGATACATGGACGATTTCTTCTCAATAGAGCCATCCGGGTCAATCAAAAGCTCCTCTGGCTTAGCAATGGAAGATGACGTTGGCTGTTTTAGATACGAGTCTTTGAAACAAAGGGAGAAGCACTCTGATCGAAGTTGCTTTATCCTTGGCACTGACTTAGGGACACTTGAAAGTCCACTAATGGTTGAGGAGAAGCTGGGACAAAGAGATGATAAAGATTATGAATTAGAAGAAGAGCAACGGAGCCAGAGATTTTATAAGTTTCTTGATGAATGGCCATCTTCTAAGTCTACTGTTTCCACCTCTGTCTTCATTtga